The following coding sequences lie in one Bacillota bacterium genomic window:
- a CDS encoding glucosylceramidase, translated as MIKVIATAKDTAYRLSEVDTLFNKSQNSKIKIQVNPLIKYQEIIGFGGAFTESACYNLFRVNDKVREKALKLYFDPEEGIGYTIGRVSIHGCDFSLSSYTYIEEGDSDLKTFDISRDFKYVIPTIKQAEQIAKQKINLLASPWTPPAFMKDNHSPIKGGHLLKEFAPAWANYFVKFIEAYRKANLSIWGVTIQNEPAAVQRWDSCIYSAIEERDFLKYHLGPTMKNSSAKDVKILVWDHNRDVIVERVKPIYEDKEASQYVWGTGFHWYVSDAFENVGKVHDLYPDKGLLFTEGCVEMGVHFKDWETGEKYATNMFGDLSNWCQGYIDWNLFLDNLGGPNHVNNVCDSPIIIDIYPENLILESSYYYIGQISKYVLPKAFRINTTLTNNASLEVIGFENPNKDIVLIVLNKTDEEETFEVELNNLSKGFKSLPHSIMTLIYS; from the coding sequence ATGATTAAAGTAATAGCTACGGCAAAGGATACTGCTTATCGCCTTAGTGAAGTTGATACTCTTTTTAATAAAAGCCAAAATTCGAAAATAAAAATTCAAGTAAACCCACTCATAAAATATCAAGAAATCATTGGCTTCGGTGGTGCTTTTACTGAATCTGCTTGTTATAATCTTTTTCGAGTTAATGATAAAGTAAGAGAAAAAGCCTTGAAGCTATATTTTGATCCAGAAGAAGGCATTGGGTATACAATAGGGCGAGTTTCCATTCATGGATGTGATTTCTCTTTAAGTAGTTATACCTACATAGAAGAAGGAGATTCTGACTTAAAAACGTTTGATATTTCTCGGGATTTTAAATATGTGATTCCTACGATTAAGCAAGCGGAACAAATAGCAAAACAAAAGATTAATCTTTTAGCGTCACCTTGGACGCCTCCTGCTTTTATGAAAGACAATCATTCCCCCATTAAAGGAGGGCATCTTTTAAAAGAGTTTGCTCCTGCTTGGGCAAATTATTTTGTTAAATTTATTGAAGCATATCGAAAAGCCAATTTATCTATTTGGGGAGTCACCATTCAAAATGAACCTGCAGCGGTTCAAAGATGGGATTCTTGCATATATTCAGCAATCGAAGAAAGGGATTTTTTAAAATACCATCTTGGACCTACTATGAAAAATTCAAGTGCAAAAGATGTAAAAATTCTTGTTTGGGACCATAATAGAGATGTTATTGTTGAAAGAGTAAAACCAATCTATGAAGACAAAGAAGCAAGTCAATATGTATGGGGAACTGGATTTCATTGGTACGTAAGTGATGCATTTGAAAATGTAGGTAAAGTTCATGACCTCTACCCCGATAAAGGGCTATTATTTACAGAGGGTTGCGTTGAAATGGGTGTACACTTTAAAGACTGGGAAACAGGCGAAAAATATGCAACCAATATGTTTGGAGATCTTTCTAATTGGTGTCAAGGATATATTGATTGGAATCTATTTTTAGATAATTTAGGTGGACCTAATCATGTAAATAACGTATGTGACAGTCCAATCATTATTGATATTTATCCTGAAAATTTAATCTTAGAATCATCCTATTATTATATAGGTCAAATTTCAAAATATGTTTTACCTAAAGCATTTCGAATCAATACTACTTTAACAAACAACGCTTCTCTTGAAGTGATTGGCTTTGAGAATCCAAACAAAGATATCGTTTTGATTGTACTTAATAAAACCGATGAAGAAGAAACGTTTGAAGTAGAATTAAATAATCTCTCAAAAGGATTCAAATCTTTACCTCATTCAATTATGACATTAATCTATTCCTAA
- a CDS encoding glycoside hydrolase family 16 protein, with amino-acid sequence MKKYILDWSDEFDVDGLPDPTKWSFDTGSKKWGNGEPQYYTDGKNSTIKNSILNIEGRVEPFEDSPYTSARLTTYQKKHFMYGRIEVKAKVPTAKGSWPAIWLLPIDFKEKKSSWPRCGEIDIMEHVSHLFDNIHVSLHTELFNHVQRTQRTHFEYLEGITSDFQVYAMDWTKDYIEFFINEKLFAHYDKIEEGYDTSELGWPFDKPYYLILNQAIGGTWGGDVNVKDYPSPFLIDYVRYYKIIEE; translated from the coding sequence ATGAAGAAGTATATCTTAGATTGGTCAGATGAATTTGACGTTGATGGATTACCAGACCCCACAAAATGGAGTTTCGATACAGGCAGTAAAAAATGGGGGAATGGTGAGCCTCAATATTACACTGATGGAAAAAATTCAACTATTAAGAATTCAATTTTAAATATTGAAGGACGAGTTGAGCCTTTTGAAGATTCTCCCTACACTTCTGCAAGACTTACGACATATCAAAAGAAACATTTTATGTACGGCCGTATTGAGGTGAAAGCCAAAGTTCCGACTGCGAAGGGTTCGTGGCCTGCAATTTGGCTGCTTCCAATTGACTTTAAAGAGAAAAAAAGTTCATGGCCTAGATGTGGTGAAATTGATATTATGGAGCATGTTTCTCATTTATTTGATAACATTCACGTAAGCTTACACACCGAACTTTTTAATCATGTTCAAAGAACTCAACGAACTCATTTTGAATATTTAGAAGGAATCACTTCTGATTTTCAAGTGTATGCAATGGATTGGACAAAAGACTATATTGAATTTTTTATAAATGAAAAACTATTCGCACATTATGACAAAATAGAAGAAGGATATGATACTTCTGAACTTGGATGGCCTTTTGATAAACCTTATTACTTGATTCTAAATCAAGCAATTGGCGGTACCTGGGGCGGAGATGTTAATGTTAAAGATTACCCATCTCCATTTTTAATTGATTATGTCAGATACTATAAAATAATTGAAGAATAA